The region CCAATCAGAAGGTTAATGGCAGTTTCCTGTCCAAAATGTCACCCAAACGACTTAAAGGCGGCAAGGACAAGGACAAGGACAAGGAGGGCGACAAGGAAAAGGGGAAAACGAATGCTCCAGCCAAAAATAAAGcggcaaacaacaacaatcctAAGCCGGAGGAGAGCTCCAAAAGCGACGAGTACGAAATAGCCGATGATGCCACTTCCCTGAATGGCAGTGAGTCGGAGGGAGCTGCCGCCAAGATGGCCATTCTCAGTGAGAGCGACAGCAAGCTCATGATCAGTGTGCGAGGACGCGAGGAGCTGCCTGTGGTGGAGTCCCCCAAGACGCCGCCGAAGCGCTTCGAGAAATGTGTTCGGGTTCCCGTCGGAGAATCGGAGAATCATCCACTGCAGCCAAACGAAAACAATGAGAACTTGGAGGTGCTCGACGAAAACAAAGTAATCTCACCCACGGAACTAACGCCCATGTTGGACGTGGCCAATGGGAATCAGGAGCCATCGAGTGCTACCCTACCGCGGACCGCAAAACAGGCGCATGTCAGTAAAATGATGCACCTGGTGCCCAAACGCAGAACTCCCGATGGCACTAACATATACTACTGGTGCGATGTGCCCAAAAAGGCACTAAAAGGTCACTAAAATggatatttctttattttcttctaaTCTATTGCACGTCTTCAGTAACTGTCTGGCTAAGATCCTAAAATAAcctaataaaatgtatttttggtTCTTCTTCCAGAGCTAGACGATGGCGCTTATAATCCCCTGTGGACCAGTCGTGGCTTTACACAATCCTTTCATTTTTGGAAGGAAAACCGAAGACAGCAGTCCACTCCGCTCAACGCATTCCTCACATATGTGACACTGCCCTGGTGGAGCATTGCAAAGGGTaggatatatatacataattaaATACCATCTATTATTTCAATATCTTCTTTGTTTTCAGATCTTTTGGATCACCGGGAAACGCCTATTTTGACTTTTTAGTATTAACTTGATTTGCGATTGTGATTATTCTTTATAGTCCCTATATGCTTTATAGTCCTCACATGTACTACACGATCGAATGCCAACCATGTGATCACTCTCAGTTCAATCTATCAGTATAGATTTGCTTTGTTCTTGACCAACGTTAAGTTTCCTAAAGCGCATCCACACGGATCCAACTATACAAATTTATAAGCTACGAACTACGAACTACGAACTACGGATAGTTGACGATAGACGACACTGTTACCGATGATATgggaatatatacaaattgtaatattatttgtaaattgTACGGCAACATTTACACCACGAAATATATTCGAAATAGAAAAAAGGAATAGGCATTTAAATCTGACAAGACAAATCGGCATCTGTGGTGTACTCGGAAGATTACTCGGAGCCGGAGGCATCCGGCTTCGGGTCGCGAAGATAGCTCTGTGAATCGCTTCTCCGGCTCGGCTCGGTGGCTAGTCTGTTGTTGAGTCTCGCCTGAATCGGTCGCAATCCGTCTTATTTACAGTCCAGCATCACAATCAATTCAAGTGATAACGTGGGAAACAAAGGCATCGAAGATGGGGCAATCGCTGCCACTGCTCATCCGCTTGGTTGTCGTCGTCTGGTTGACAATTAACACCGTCACAGCCTGTCCCCGGGCACCCACCCACTTGCCCCATGGTCGGCGCACACGCGGCGACAATGGATACAAACTAATTGTCGCCGATGGACCCAACGGATATGTGCCCGGCAAGACATATAATTGTAAGTCAGGGAGGCAGTACGTTTCGTAATCACTGCCGAGGGGTCACTCGAAAAATGAACACAAGAATAGCCGCAGTGATAAGAGCACAGAATCCAGAGCAGAGCTCACATAATATAGAGGCGATGTTGGTTGtgttctcattttttttatttttggttattgATACAGATAATCAAACTTTCAAACTTAAGCTCCTTACTACAAAACAATGCGTAtcagatttaaaaaattgtataaatgtTACACTTTTGGCTTCTAGTTTAACAGTCTGAGATGGACCTTCATACACTTCTTGTGTATGGAATGTTCTTAATATAACTCTTTTTTTAGTGCTTCAGTAAATGCTTCCTGAAACGAGCTTCAGTAGTGAAATGCTCGTCGCAGTTATCACAAAAGTACAGGAATCGATTATAACGAGGAACAAATGAGAAAAGATTCAAGTAGTGGTTGACGCTGGAGGAGGGTTCTATCTTGTGGAAAAACTTCATGTCCACCTGACCAGTAAACCATGAGGATATTTGATTGAGTAAGCGCTTCAGTTCGTTGACTTTCAGGGTGCAGCCCATCTCTCTGTTTAAATCCTTGAcaaaattggccaatattgtaTCGAGTGGAccctttatttttcttgtgtTCCAAACAGAGTCGTGCTTTTTGTAAATCTCGCAGAACTTGGCAGCCTTTTTGTGCAGTTCATCCACATCTTCTTGCATCAGCCTATCCTCATATTTGAGGTTGTAGATGATTGGCAACTGGAAAAGGGAAAGTTTGGATAAGAGGGTTTAGGTTCAACTCAAATACAATCTATACCAGCTTACCCCTATAGAGATAAGTAGGACCAAGTCGCTGCTCTCTTTGTTTTTATCCTTTAAATCAGTTATAGGCTTATCCTGCAATACAGGATTGCTTGCCTGGGATTGGATTGCTGCCTTTATTTGAGGTTTTTTCGGAGTATAGCATTGAATCTTCGTGTTTGATAATTGTTCCCTATTTCGAAAAGGCTCGATTGGCTTGGGAAAGTTATTTTCCAATGATAATCTTtcagctttaatttttttagaattctTTTCGCTTTTTAAGCTCTCTGAAAGCAAAGACTCTACAGTCATCGGGGAATTAACATTGATTGGAGAAAGGACTTCCACGTTTCTAATTATTGACTTAGAAGATGATTTTAAACGCTTTTGTACTTGCTGGGAAGAAATCGATCTCTTAAATTGATTTTCTACCAACAAAGTAGAAGTGCTGCCTAAAGAAGACTTTTGAACTCTTACAGTAGACTCTATGGACTCAGTCTGAGCCTCTAACTTGGTGGTGGTAGTGGTAACATTAAAAATCCCTGGTTCTTTAGCAGGCTCCAGCACATTTTCTTTTAGGGTTTTAAGAATATGCTTCTTGATGTGGGTCAGCCGCTTCCTGGACTGACGGGCAATGGTGTGACTTTTAAGATTGCAGACTCGCAGGGGCCCTCTCTTGGCAACCTGGCAGCGGTCATTCTTGATTACAAGCTGTTCATCTTGTTCCTGAGCTTCTTTGTGGGAATCGCTGGAAAACAGCATAGCTTCCACTTCTGCCACCACGTTTTTCGAATCGTGTTCCTTCTTTCGTTTAGCTGGAAGATAGCACCTTGGTTAATAACATGACGTCAGTTAAAGGAATAGTTTACATACGTGGGTTCGGCGGGACTTCTTCTGTATTCGGTTCATCCGACTCTCCATGCATCCCGGAATCACCACTGCTGGTATCGATTCCCGGAGACTGGCGGTCTTCTTCTAAGCCACTGGACGACATCAGCTCCTCCACGCTATACACATTTTGTTCCTGATTGAAGGGCAGGACGTCTCCATGTGCTAGCTGGAGGTGTCTTACAAATTTCGGCAGACCAGTGAACATGTCGCGGCAAAAGTGGCAAAACAAGGCCACCATGTTATTCTTCGGCGATATCACAACATCGCCACACTTTTCGAAGTTCACGTCATTTCCCTCCAGCAAGTCtagaaacgaagtcattatattatacaattttaacaaaactatacaaaaaattaaaaacaaaaatcggCGCGTTGTCAGTGCTAAAAAATAATCTAATGAGGCAACAGTGTTgcaaatcgaaaaaaaacgTGGCCAAATCTGATATCGTAGAAAAACATAGAATGGGCTGCCACATTTTGGAATGTGGAAATATCGatagttttaaaaacatattagCGCGATTCATCGAAGAAGTTTAAAATTTGGTTGTTGGCAGTACTTCTTCTAGGATCTCGAACCCACTCGAAAATCCAGCACTTCACCCACTTCACCATCGCTGCTGAGGCCCACACAGGAGCTAGGCGTCCCCAGGCAGCAAGTCCGAGACGCGTAGGCCGATTCCAACTGTTCAGCGATTCCCTAACCCAGTTTAATGATCGCTGTGTGAACACGGTTTCCGAGGCCGATGATCTTCCCAAAACTGAGATTCAGGTGATGTGGGTCGCCCCTGAGGCGGGTTCTGGCTGCGTCTCCCTGTCGGCAATGGTCTATGAAGGCCCTAGAGCATGGTTTGCAGATGATGGCCATCTTTCCACGGTGATTTGCGAGAGGAAACCGGATGCGGCGGCTGCCCAAAAAGAGTGTTGCGCCTGCGATGAAGCCAAATACAGTGTAAGTAAATCTATTTTCTTGTTACACCCTTGCAGAAGTtactataatttaaaaaaaaacccttgaTTTTTACACACGGAGTCATCTATATTGTCATGACTATATTATATCCAAATtacatccgatcctcaagcggagtacttttataaatttcttgaaaaattctgcatcaaaaccaaAGATCCAaataccttgaacgatttctagatcgattccccgtcattctgcatcaaaacatcagaattaaattttcgatcgaaatttttccttttttttctgatacaaccccttgcaaaatccatgattttcatatatggcaCCTTGcaatgtctatatctttgtcaatttccatccgatccctgagcggaataccttgaacgatttctagatcgattccccgtcattctgcatcaaaacatcagaataaaattttcgatagaaatttttcctttttttctgatACAATCCCTTGCAAAATCcatgattttcatatatggcaCCTTGcaatgtctatatctttttcaatttccatccgatccttgagaggaataccttgatcgatttttCGATCGATtccccgtcattctgcatcaaaacttcagaattaaattttcgatcgaaatttttccttttttttctgatacaaccccttgcaaaatccatgattttcatatatggcaCCTTGcaatgtctatatctttcccaatttccatccgatccctgagcggaataccttaagaGATTTATGGAAAAATTCTTCCCAATtctgaaatttatttatgattcatttattaataataagctataatttattttatttttagttcgTTTTCGAGGGCATTTGGTCGAATGAAACTCATCCCAAGGACTACCCCTTTGCTATCTGGCTGACCCATTTCTCGGATGTGATTGGAGCCTCTCACGAATCAAACTTTTCCTTCTGGGGTGAAAATCACATAGCCACCGCTGGATTCCGTTCCCTGGCCGAGTGGGGCTCTCCATCTGCCCTGGAAACGGAGCTGCGAGCCATTGGCCCTAAGCTCCGCACTCTGATCAAGGCCGCTGGCTTGTGGTATCCGCATGTTAATCAGAACACCTCTTCCAAGTTCCGCGTGGATCGTAAGCATCCAAAGGTGTCGCTGGTCTCTATGTTTGGTCCGTCTCCGGATTGGGTAGTGGGCATTAGTGGTGTGGATCTTTGTACTGAGGATTGTAGCTGGAAGGAATCAATGGACTTTGATCTCTATCCATGGGATGCAGGCACTGACAGTGGCATTTCCTATATGGTAAGtacacatttttattttttctctttaatAACCGCAAAAAATAACCTCCATTCTTAGTCCCCCAATTCGGAGACTCAGCCTCCGGAGCGAATGTACCGTATCACTACAATGTATCCTGAGGATCCCCGAGCTCCTTTCTATAATCCAAAAAGTCGCGAAATGACTCCGTTGGCCAAGTTATATGTCCGCCGTGAGAAGATTGTTTCCCGTAACTGCGATGATGAGTTCCTTCAAGCCCTCCAGGTGGAAACGTCCGATGACGCCGAAGAGCAGGACACTAGAGGTGGgaattttcgttattttttttaaggaaaacaTTCTAATCCAATTTTTGTAGCTGAATGCCGTGTGAGTGAGTTCTCGGCCTGGAGTCCCTGCTCGGTGACCTGCGGTAAGGGTATCCGGATGCGCAGTCGCCAGTATTTGTATGGCCAGGCGGCGGAGCAGGCCAAGTGCAGTCGCCAACTAATCAGCAAGGAAATGTGCGTGGCGGCGATACCCGAGTGCGCCGGTGGTTCCACCTCCGGCCGAGATCGAGACGAGGACGAGGGCGAAAATCTGGCCAACTCACAGTCCTTGGTGGGAGACAATGGCGAAGGAGCCGGTCTTTGTAAGACTTCGCCCTGGAGCGTGTGGTCGGAGTGCTCCGCCAGCTGTGGCATCGGAATCACCATGCGTACGCGAACCTTCGTCAACCATCTTGGTCGCAAGCGCTGCCCCCACATCACGGTGGTGGAGAAAAACAAGTGCATGCGGCCAGAGTGCACGTACGAGCAGGTGGAGTTGCCCGATCCAATGTGCCCAACCACCCAGTGGAGCGATTGGAGCCCGTGCACCTCCACTTGCGGCAAGGGCGTGACCATCCGCACCCGCTTGTTGCTGCTGGAAAATGGCCCCGAGAAGGAGAACTGCACACGTCGCATGGAACTGCACCAGCAGAAGGAGTGCAATAATCCCACCGACTGCCACATTAATGCCGAACAGGCCAAGGAGATATGTGTCCAGGGTCCGGATACGGGTCCATGCCGTGGAAACTACATGCGCTACGCCTACAATCCTCAGACCCAGAGCTGTGACGCCTTCAACTATGGAGGATGTCGGGGCAACAGGAATAACTTCCTTACCGAGAACGATTGCCTGCACACCTGCAACTCCATCAGAGGAGCTAAGGTCTCTGGAAACCCCAGGGAGTGTGTCCTGTCCGAGTGGTCTGGCTGGTCCGCCTGCAGTGTCTCCTGTGGCGCTGGCTTCTCCGAGAGCCGACGTCATGTCATCAGCGAGGCCCAGAACGGAGGTCGTCCTTGTTCCAAAAAGCTGGTCAAGCATCGTCCCTGCACAATGCCATCCTGCTAGGCCATCCTAGGGGTTCTCTTACATTCACCTGAGAACTTGAAATAagaatttattgattttttgaaaTGTAACTAAAAAggagttttttaataaaaattaaagctttttttgcaataaaattaaagtaaaaactaCTATAAAAAGATAATCACATTAATTGAAAGCTTACagcttgatattttttttgttcttatcAAAACCCAAGCCATAAAATACCTTCCTTTAGTGCAACTgattaaattgcatttttaagagtgaaattttaaaactctTTAAGGTCGTCGACTAATTTTGCGATAAGAAATATAATCATGTGATTCCCCTCACTAGAATATTCTTAGCACCGTTGTTCAATAAATAGGGTCTTGGTATATTGCCAGAGTTTAGTTTCAACTggtgtcttgttacaagaacGCGTTTCAATTGTgaacaaaaatt is a window of Drosophila bipectinata strain 14024-0381.07 chromosome 2R, DbipHiC1v2, whole genome shotgun sequence DNA encoding:
- the fat-spondin gene encoding spondin-1 is translated as MGQSLPLLIRLVVVVWLTINTVTACPRAPTHLPHGRRTRGDNGYKLIVADGPNGYVPGKTYNLLLLGSRTHSKIQHFTHFTIAAEAHTGARRPQAASPRRVGRFQLFSDSLTQFNDRCVNTVSEADDLPKTEIQVMWVAPEAGSGCVSLSAMVYEGPRAWFADDGHLSTVICERKPDAAAAQKECCACDEAKYSFVFEGIWSNETHPKDYPFAIWLTHFSDVIGASHESNFSFWGENHIATAGFRSLAEWGSPSALETELRAIGPKLRTLIKAAGLWYPHVNQNTSSKFRVDRKHPKVSLVSMFGPSPDWVVGISGVDLCTEDCSWKESMDFDLYPWDAGTDSGISYMSPNSETQPPERMYRITTMYPEDPRAPFYNPKSREMTPLAKLYVRREKIVSRNCDDEFLQALQVETSDDAEEQDTRAECRVSEFSAWSPCSVTCGKGIRMRSRQYLYGQAAEQAKCSRQLISKEMCVAAIPECAGGSTSGRDRDEDEGENLANSQSLVGDNGEGAGLCKTSPWSVWSECSASCGIGITMRTRTFVNHLGRKRCPHITVVEKNKCMRPECTYEQVELPDPMCPTTQWSDWSPCTSTCGKGVTIRTRLLLLENGPEKENCTRRMELHQQKECNNPTDCHINAEQAKEICVQGPDTGPCRGNYMRYAYNPQTQSCDAFNYGGCRGNRNNFLTENDCLHTCNSIRGAKVSGNPRECVLSEWSGWSACSVSCGAGFSESRRHVISEAQNGGRPCSKKLVKHRPCTMPSC
- the tef gene encoding protein teflon; the encoded protein is MTSFLDLLEGNDVNFEKCGDVVISPKNNMVALFCHFCRDMFTGLPKFVRHLQLAHGDVLPFNQEQNVYSVEELMSSSGLEEDRQSPGIDTSSGDSGMHGESDEPNTEEVPPNPPKRKKEHDSKNVVAEVEAMLFSSDSHKEAQEQDEQLVIKNDRCQVAKRGPLRVCNLKSHTIARQSRKRLTHIKKHILKTLKENVLEPAKEPGIFNVTTTTTKLEAQTESIESTVRVQKSSLGSTSTLLVENQFKRSISSQQVQKRLKSSSKSIIRNVEVLSPINVNSPMTVESLLSESLKSEKNSKKIKAERLSLENNFPKPIEPFRNREQLSNTKIQCYTPKKPQIKAAIQSQASNPVLQDKPITDLKDKNKESSDLVLLISIGLPIIYNLKYEDRLMQEDVDELHKKAAKFCEIYKKHDSVWNTRKIKGPLDTILANFVKDLNREMGCTLKVNELKRLLNQISSWFTGQVDMKFFHKIEPSSSVNHYLNLFSFVPRYNRFLYFCDNCDEHFTTEARFRKHLLKH